DNA from Pelobacter propionicus DSM 2379:
TGAATGCAATGGCCGAGAAACTCATGGCAGCCGCGCCGCCTGAAAAGAAGCCGATGGTTGCCGAGGGGCTCGTGCGGGCAGCCTATGAATGCGGATACCATACCGGATGCGGCATCATCACCTCCGATACATTCAACGATGTCGTGATGCCAATGGTAACTGAAGGAGAAAAGGACATCCTGCGGGGAGCGTTCGCGGCCTTCACCGCCTGGGGGTGGGCAAAGTCGGGGATCGTTCAGCTCAAACCTGGCGAGAAGATGGTCATCCGCGCCAATGACTATTATGAAGCAGACAGCAATGGAGAAGGACTTCGGGCCTACATGCTCCGCGGGTTGTGCCAGGCATTTTTTGACCTGACATACGCCGATCCCTATCCCGACGGGATGGACACCTACGTGTGCCAGCAGGTCAAAGGCATCGAAGTCGGCGACCCGCACGGTGAATTCATCGTAGCCAGGAAATAGCCGCACGATGCGTATTCACGAGATCTGCCGTTCCACACAACGTATTCATCCAAGAAGACAGGAGAACCGGTTTGGCCAACATCATTTCAGTCATTAGTTCCAAGGGGGGGACCGGCAAGACCACCGTTGCCTTGAACCTGGCGGTTGCCTTGGCGGAGAAAGGCCACCCCACGCTCCTCGTTGATGTGGATCCTCTGGGCGCAATCGGCCTGTCCCTTGCCCGAAGTGACACCGAGTGGCCCGGGATCGCCGAGTACATCGCCGAAAAGTACTCCATCCGCGATTCCATCATCACAACGAAACTCCCCTCTCTTTCCATACTGCCGAGGGGCCGTCTGGACCCCCTGGACATCAGTCTCTTCGAAGAGGTCTGCTATTCCACCAGGGTGCTGGGGGAGATCCTCGCCAGCATCGAGGAAGAGTATCGGTACATCATCATCGACACCCCCTCGGGGTTGGGCATGATTACCCGCGCCGCACTGGCGACAAGCACCTACGTACTGCTCCCCCTGCAAGCGGAACCGCTTTCACTGCGCTGCATCACCCAGACCCTGCGGGTCATCAGCCATGTCAGAGAGCAGGAGAAACCGGATCTGCAACTGCTCGGGATTCTGGCCACCATGGTGCAACTGCAGCAGGACACCTCATTCCAGGTAATGAAGGCCGCCTGGGGATCACTGGGCGGCGTCCTGGAAACCTATATCCCACGAGCAGACGTATTCGCCCTTGCCAGCGACAAGGGATTGCCAATCTCGTTCCTGGGTGGCAGCTACCCCCCCGAAGCCCTGAGATTCGAACTACTTGCCACGGAAGTGGAGAACACCATCCGGGAACTGGGTGGTAACACAGGAGAACCAGATGGGCGACAACAGCGTGAACTCTTATGATCTGCGTCAGGCGCAGCGGATCCTGACGGCCCTGAAACGCTCCCCCTGTCCCGGATCACGACAACGGGACAGCGAGGCCGCGGAGACAGAACAGGCCCCCTACCTGTCCCTCTCCCGGCAGGGCATCACCAGCCAGAACCACCGGCAGCATACGCCTCCGGCACAGTCGGACCCGGGGGATTCGCGCCCTGAGGAGAACCCGCAGTCCTTCGAAAACTGGGAAAGCTGCATCACTTGGTGCATGACTCTCAGCCGGGCAGAGGCGGCCTTCGTGGTGGATTCCCAGGGCTTCGTCATCGCCTGCCGGGGCAGAATCCCCAGCCAGGGCTTCGAGGGAGCCGGAGCGGAACTGATCTGTTCCATCGAGCAACTGGAGCGCATCGCGCCCGACTCGGGAAAGCTCTCCTGCGTGGACCTGGAATTCGACAAGAAGCGGATGATCGGATTCGTTACCAGCATCAACGAGAACGAGCCCTATATCGTCGGCCTGGTATCACCTGATACGATTACCAACCAGACCAAACAGAGAATCCTGCACCAGATATCCAGCAACCTGCCAAACATGAACTGAAAGGCAGGTCCTCCGCAATGGGGGACCTGCCTCTTCACACGCCAAACAAACCGTTTTTCCATCAACATGCAATCAGAAAAGGGGGGAACGGATGTTGCCCGCGGCAAGCATCCGATCCCCTGACGTTTACAACCTGAACTGCTGTACGAGCCGCTGCAACTCACTGGCATTGTTGTTCAACTGCGCCGCGGCGGTAGCGGATTCCTGGGCGCCGCACGAGGTCTGCTGAACAACTTCAGTGATCTGCTGCATGTTACTGGCGATCTCACCGGTGGTGGCGGTCTGTTCCTCGGCAGCAGTGGCGATCTGGTTGACCTGCATGGCAACGTTGTTGACCTGCTCCAGGATATCCCGTAGCGCCTCGCCGGAACGGGCAGCCTCGATGGTGCCGGACTCCACCTGGCTCACCCCTTGCTCCATGGCAGCCACGGCATCCCTGGTCTCTCCCTGGATGGCCTTGATCATCTCGCCGATCTCGCGGGTGGCGCGGGTGGTGCGTTCCGCCAAGGCGCGCACCTCGTCGGCAACCACCGCGAACCCCCGCCCCTGCTCTCCTGCACGGGCCGCTTCGATGGCCGCGTTCAGCGCCAGCAGGTTGGTCTGGTCGGCTATGTCCTCGATGGTGCCGATGATGGCGCCGATCTGGTCGCTGCGCGCCCCCAGGCTCTCCACGGTCCTGGCAGACTCCTGCACCTTGGCGGCGATCTGTCCCATCACCACCACCGTCTTTTCAACCACCTCCGCGCCGTTCTGGGCCGAAGCCGAGGCGCGCTGCGCCCCCTCGGCCGCCATCTGGCAGTTCTGGGCGATATCGCCCGATGTGGCTGACATCTCTTCACCAGCAGTGGCAACGGTGCCGGCCTGGGCCGCCACCTCTTCGGCGCCGGTGGCGATCTGCTCCGCGGTGGCATGCAACTGGCTGGAGGCCGCCGCAACCTGGGACGAGGTCCCTGATACCTGGTTGATGATGTTGCGCAGGTTATCGACCATGACCTTCATGGCCTGCAGCAGGCGGCCGGTCTCATCCCCTGAGGTCACTCGGACGTCCACGTTCAGATCTCCCGCCCCGATGGCCGTGGCCACCCGGACCGCGTCATTGAGCGGCGTCGTGATCATGCGGCTGATGTACAGGCCGAGCAGGACGGCGATGACGATGTTGGCAGCGACAAAACAGACCATGAGCATAAAGGCGTTGCTCGCCGTCCTCTCGTTCTGTTCGGACAGCAGCTTGCCCTGCTGCTGCATATTCTCAATCAGTTTGTCGCTCAATTCCTGATAACGCAGGGCAGCCTGCTTGGCCTCGCCGTGCATGAGCGCCAGGGCCTCGGCGTCTCGCTTCTCGTTGTCAAGCCTGATGATCGTAGAGATGTGCCCCACATAGACTTTCCGGGCATCCTTGAACTGCTCGAACAGCTTGCGCTGTTCTTCGTCGGAAATACTCTTCTCAAAGCTCTCCACATTAGTACCGATGGTGCCGCTCAGCCTCTGAATCGTCTGCAGGGCGTTACGACGTTCATTCTCGTCAGTTGCGCCCACTGCATCACGCAGGTTGATGCGAACCCGCTGGAACGATTCGGCTATGACCGCCAGTTCCCCCAGGGGAACGGCGAGTTTTTCGTACATCTTCTTGTCAGCGTCCGCGATCTGGCGGTTCCTGGTTATGCCGATGACGCCCACGACGCCGCTGATCACGGCCACGAGCACGAATGCCGCCAACAACTTTGTCCCCACATTCAGATTGTTGAACATGACTTCCCCCCCTGTTTTAAGTCCTTTAGTGAACAGACTGTAATTTTCATCACATTGTACCAGAGACTATCACTTTGTCCGCTCCCTGCACATTAAGGCAAGAATGGCTGATTGCATAGTCTTGTCCCGGGTCATGCGCAAACATCCGGATACAAAGGCACTCCGCGCAACCAGAGGCTACCTCCATGACGACCAAGAGCGCCTGCGCCGCGGGAGCTGGCTCCAGACAAAATCATGACTGACCTTTAACCGACACAATCATGACGGTCAAGAGAATACACAACAAAGCATCATCGGGGCAACCGGCGTAAACCACCGGACAGTACGACACTCCGGCACCAGGAGGCGGTGCGCATAATCACAACAGCCGCATAACAGGAAAAATGAGTACTCAGACGATGATGCGCGCAAAATCTTCCAGGACCCTGAACCTGGCCGGAGTGTAGCCGATAAAGTCCCCGTCTACCTGCACCGGCTTGACGCCGCGGATCGCCACTTCCCTGGCCGTTATGCCCAGCAGCTGCCGGCTGGTCTGCGCCCTCCCCGAAAACAGGTCCCACGCCAAGCGCAGGTAATCCCTGCGCCGGTTGCCAAGGATGCAGACCACCATGAACTCCGGCGAGAACAGGTCTCCCCCGGGAGCGAGGACAAAGTCTCCGCCATACCGGGATGCCGCGCAGATGATGGCGCCGTGACAGGCAAGCGTGCGATCGGGGGTGACTACCTGGATCATCTCCCCTTCCCAGCGCAAGGCGTAACGCAGGGCTGAGAGCGCATAGGCCCCCTGTTTCAGCAGCCGCTTCTCCCCTGGGCGCACATCCCTGACAACCGCGCCATCCACGCCGATGCCGGCCATGAGCAGGAAACGATGGCTGGCCCGTTCCAGATCCAGGAGTCCCAGCGGCAACTGACGGCTCCTGCCGGCAATAATCCGCTCCAGTCCATCCTCCAGCGAACGGATGCCGATCTCCCGTGCCAGCACATTGGAGGTTCCCAGGGGAAGAATGGCAACCGTCGCCATACCGGGACGCAAACCATTCAGCACCGCGTTGATGGTTCCGTCACCGGCGGCAACAATGACCAGGGGATTCTCCTCCGCCCCATTGATCCTGCGGCAATGGACAGCCGCATCCGCCGGTGTTCTCACCTCCAGGAGCGTAGGCGTTAGCCCGCTTTCAGCAAGGCGGGTGACGATACGGGGGACGTGGCGCGGGTCATAGCTCCCGGAGAGGGGATTGACGAAGAGAAAGGATTGCATGGGAGTGAAACCTCCAGGAATGTGCGAAAGAGGGATAGCCCCCCTTCGGGCCGGAGCCCTGATTGCCGCCACAGTCTAGCCGCACTTGCGGGCCGCCGCAAGCATCCCGGTCATAGCCATGTTAAGATGGGAAGAAGAGGTAATGGAAAAACCGGGGGCAACAGCATGGAATTCCTGTTCAACGCATACGCCTTTGATGGCGAACTGGACCTGAACCGGCTGGCGCAGAAGCTGGGCATGACCCGAAAATACCGCTGGGAAGAGCCGATGAAGCTTAACCCGGTAACCTTCGCGCCGGTACCAAGCGCAAATGGGGAGCAGGCCTACCTCTACTACTTCGGCGGGGTGGTATTCCTGAACTGCTCCGCCGACCTGATCGCCCGCTTCCTGGACGCCATCCAGGGCCATGCCGGGCAGATGAAACGGCGCCACCAGTTCCCCTTTCACGAGGAGTACCGCCTGGAGATCGATCCGCAGCGGGAAACGGCCATCGCCAACAACTGCGCCGTCATGCCCCGCTGCGACCCGACCTTCCTGGACATCATCTGCTTCGTGATCGCCAAATCCGTGGCCCTGGAGCGCATCGAGGCCCGCATCGACCAGGTCTTCGACGAGGTGGAAGTGCTGATCGCCAAACTGGCCAGGGGCAAGCTGGAGCTTCCCGACCGGGACATGGCCCGCATGGCGTCATCCATCCTGAGCTTCAAGTTCACCTCCATCGCTCACATCATGGTCCTGGACAAGCCGGAGATAACCTGGGACGACCCCCAGGCCGACCGACTCTACCTGACCATGGCAGGACTGTTCGAGCTGAACCAGCGTTACCTGGAGATCAGGCACAAGTCCGAGACCCTGCTGGACATGACCGGCGTCTTCACCAGCCTCTCCCACGCCCGACGCTCGGCCCGTCTGGAGTGGATCATCATCATCCTGATCGCTATCGAAATCGTCCTGTACCTCCTGGAACTTTTCCGTCACTGACGGGACGAGGCAGGATACAGAGCCTGATCAGACAAGGAACAGGTGAACGGATGAATGAAACTGCGTTGAAGTTCATATCTGACAAAGCTGTTTTGCTGCTGACTCTTGTGCTGTTCTGCCTGCTGCTGCCCCTTTTCAGCGCTGCCGCCGGACCATTGGACGGCAAAAACGTCCTTCTGCTCCACTCCTACCATCAGACCTATATCTTTACCGACCAGGAAATGAAAGGGATCATGCGCGTACTGCGGGAGAACTACCCCGGCTGCATGCCCTATGTGGAATACATGGACTGGAAGAGATTTCCCGATGAACGCAGAATCCCGGCCTTCAGCGAACAGCTCCGCGCAAAGTACGCCGGCATCAGGTTTGACATGGTGATTGTCACCGACAACAAGGCGCTGGAATTTGCCGTCAAAAACCGGAGTCGGTTCTTTCCGGAGGCAGTGGTCTCCTTCAGCGGTATCAACGGCTTCAGGCCGGCCATGCTCGAAGGGCAGAAGCGTATCAGCGGAGTGGTTGAGGATGTGGACCCGGCCGGCACTATCGGGCTGATTATGGCAACTCTCCCGGAGACACGGGAAATCGTGCTGCTGATTGATGACACGGAGAGCAGCAACGAGGTGCTGACAGTTGTTGAAAAGGAGATTGGACAGAACAAGCATCTGCGGCTGAGCGTCTTGCGCAGTCCTGCACAGGCGGAGCTGATCTCGGCGGTTTCCGCACTCAAGCCGGGCAGCGTGCTGCTGCAGGGGAATTTTTCCCGCGACAGGACCGGGCACACCTATGAATTTGAGGATGTGCTGGCCACAATACTGCCGCACTGCAAGGTGCCTGTTTTCAGCCTGTGGGATTTCTTGGCGGGCAAGGGGATCATGGGGGGAAGTCTGCTGAGCGGAGAGCGGCAGGGGGAGAATGCCGCACGCATTGCGCTTCGACTCATGGCTGGCGAGGATGTGCCGGTAATGGAGAGAACGCCTCCGTTGAGGATGTTGGATTATCGTCAACTCCAGCGCTTCAATCTGGAAAAAAACACTCCTCCGGCCGGAGTGACGGTAATTAACCGTCCGCAATCGTTTTTCCGCATCCATTTCAAATATGTCATGGTCGGCGCCGTCATACTGTTCCTCCAGCTTTCCGCGATCATAGCGCTTATTGTCACAAACCGTAAAAAGCGTCGGGCGGAAAGGCTGCTGCGCGAGAATGAGGAGTGGTACCGCACCATTTTTGATATGTCCAATAACGCTATCTTTATCCACGATCCGCGGACCGGGGTCATTGTTGATGTAAACGAAAGAGTTTATGACATGTATGGCTACAGCCGTTCAGAATTGGCAAATGCCGACGTAAGCCTGATAAGTTCCGGCCAGCCTTCATATGGCATCAGTGATGCCAAGAAATGGATCGACCGTGCGGCACATGGCGAGCCGCAGCATTTTGAGTGGCTGGCCAGGCGTAAAGACGGCAGCCTGTTCTGGGTTGACGTAAGGATGCGCCGGGTCAGCATTGGCGGCAAGGATTGCCTCCTAGTAAACTCCAGCGACATTACGGAGCGCAAGCAGCAGGAAGAGGTGTCGCACGACTCGGAAAAACGTCTGCTGCAGATCATCGATTTTCTTCCCGACGCAATCATGGTCATTAACCAGCAGGGGCGTGTTATTGCATGGAACAGGTCCATGGAAGAGCTGACAGGCGTTGCATCGGAAAACATGATCGGCAAAGGTGATTATGAGTACAGCATCCCTATTTACGGAAGCAGAAGGCCGGTTCTGGTAGATCTGGTGTTCATGTCAGAGGAAGAACGTAAGGGGAACAAACATTATTCGAGCATTAAAAAGGTTGGTGATTGTCTCTATGCTGAAGGAGATTCGCTGGTAAGAGGGGAAAAACGCTCGCTCTGGGCGATTACGAGGCCCTTGTTTGACAGTACGGGCAATGCGGTCGGTGCCATTGAATCGGTCCGTGACGTTACTGAACGCAAGCAGGCCAAGGATCTGATTGTCAAGGCCAACAAGCAATTGGAGGATATCATCGAGTTTCTGCCCGATGCGACGCTGATCGTGAACAGCGAGAGAAAGATCATTGCCTGGAATCACGCCATGGAAGAGATGACCGGTGTTTCCAAGACAGAAGTACTGGGCGAAGAGCATTCCGTTACCACGATACCGTTCTACGGTTATCGCCGGCAGTACATCATCGACTATATCCTTGATCAAAACGAAGAGCTGCTTTCAAACTACTCCTGGTTCGACCACAGGGGTAACACCTATAATGCCGAGGCGTTTGCCCCGGCGCTTTACGGTGGCAAAGGCGCCCATATCTGGGTTGCGGCCTCTCCCATGTATGACGATCAGGGCAATATGATAGCGGTCATAGAATCTGTTCGTGATATTACCGACCGCCGGCGGGCGGAAGAAGCCCTGCGGCGCAGTGAAGCCAACTACCGCATGGTCATAGAGAATATTCAGGATGTCTTGTACCGCGGCGACGCCGAGGGCAGGCTGATCATGGTCAGTCCGAGCGCGCTGAAGCTTTTGGGGTGCGGATCCCTTGACGACTTCCTGGGCAAGTCGATTGCGGACACCTTCTACTTTCAGCCGGAAAAACGGAGCGAGTTCTTCGAACTGATCAGGCAGCATGGAAAAGTAACAAACTACGAAGTGGAATTGAAGAAACATGATGGCACACCGGTGATGGTGGAAACCAGCAGTAATGCCTATTATGACGAGAATGGCAACTTTGCCGGAATAGAAGGGCTTTTCAGGGATATAACCGAACGAAAGAAGGGCGAGCAGGAACGCAAAAAACTGGAAGAGCAGCTGATCCAGGCTCAGAAACTGGAGGCCATCGGAACACTGGCCGCTGGCATAGCCCATGATTTCAACAACATACTCAGCGGCATCATGGGTTATACGGAACTGTCGCTGAACAAGGTCAAGGAGCAGCCGAAGGTGTATCGGAACATGGAACAGGTGCTGACG
Protein-coding regions in this window:
- a CDS encoding methyl-accepting chemotaxis protein, producing MFNNLNVGTKLLAAFVLVAVISGVVGVIGITRNRQIADADKKMYEKLAVPLGELAVIAESFQRVRINLRDAVGATDENERRNALQTIQRLSGTIGTNVESFEKSISDEEQRKLFEQFKDARKVYVGHISTIIRLDNEKRDAEALALMHGEAKQAALRYQELSDKLIENMQQQGKLLSEQNERTASNAFMLMVCFVAANIVIAVLLGLYISRMITTPLNDAVRVATAIGAGDLNVDVRVTSGDETGRLLQAMKVMVDNLRNIINQVSGTSSQVAAASSQLHATAEQIATGAEEVAAQAGTVATAGEEMSATSGDIAQNCQMAAEGAQRASASAQNGAEVVEKTVVVMGQIAAKVQESARTVESLGARSDQIGAIIGTIEDIADQTNLLALNAAIEAARAGEQGRGFAVVADEVRALAERTTRATREIGEMIKAIQGETRDAVAAMEQGVSQVESGTIEAARSGEALRDILEQVNNVAMQVNQIATAAEEQTATTGEIASNMQQITEVVQQTSCGAQESATAAAQLNNNASELQRLVQQFRL
- a CDS encoding diacylglycerol/lipid kinase family protein, with product MQSFLFVNPLSGSYDPRHVPRIVTRLAESGLTPTLLEVRTPADAAVHCRRINGAEENPLVIVAAGDGTINAVLNGLRPGMATVAILPLGTSNVLAREIGIRSLEDGLERIIAGRSRQLPLGLLDLERASHRFLLMAGIGVDGAVVRDVRPGEKRLLKQGAYALSALRYALRWEGEMIQVVTPDRTLACHGAIICAASRYGGDFVLAPGGDLFSPEFMVVCILGNRRRDYLRLAWDLFSGRAQTSRQLLGITAREVAIRGVKPVQVDGDFIGYTPARFRVLEDFARIIV
- a CDS encoding RMD1 family protein; translated protein: MEFLFNAYAFDGELDLNRLAQKLGMTRKYRWEEPMKLNPVTFAPVPSANGEQAYLYYFGGVVFLNCSADLIARFLDAIQGHAGQMKRRHQFPFHEEYRLEIDPQRETAIANNCAVMPRCDPTFLDIICFVIAKSVALERIEARIDQVFDEVEVLIAKLARGKLELPDRDMARMASSILSFKFTSIAHIMVLDKPEITWDDPQADRLYLTMAGLFELNQRYLEIRHKSETLLDMTGVFTSLSHARRSARLEWIIIILIAIEIVLYLLELFRH
- a CDS encoding PAS domain-containing sensor histidine kinase, translating into MLLIDDTESSNEVLTVVEKEIGQNKHLRLSVLRSPAQAELISAVSALKPGSVLLQGNFSRDRTGHTYEFEDVLATILPHCKVPVFSLWDFLAGKGIMGGSLLSGERQGENAARIALRLMAGEDVPVMERTPPLRMLDYRQLQRFNLEKNTPPAGVTVINRPQSFFRIHFKYVMVGAVILFLQLSAIIALIVTNRKKRRAERLLRENEEWYRTIFDMSNNAIFIHDPRTGVIVDVNERVYDMYGYSRSELANADVSLISSGQPSYGISDAKKWIDRAAHGEPQHFEWLARRKDGSLFWVDVRMRRVSIGGKDCLLVNSSDITERKQQEEVSHDSEKRLLQIIDFLPDAIMVINQQGRVIAWNRSMEELTGVASENMIGKGDYEYSIPIYGSRRPVLVDLVFMSEEERKGNKHYSSIKKVGDCLYAEGDSLVRGEKRSLWAITRPLFDSTGNAVGAIESVRDVTERKQAKDLIVKANKQLEDIIEFLPDATLIVNSERKIIAWNHAMEEMTGVSKTEVLGEEHSVTTIPFYGYRRQYIIDYILDQNEELLSNYSWFDHRGNTYNAEAFAPALYGGKGAHIWVAASPMYDDQGNMIAVIESVRDITDRRRAEEALRRSEANYRMVIENIQDVLYRGDAEGRLIMVSPSALKLLGCGSLDDFLGKSIADTFYFQPEKRSEFFELIRQHGKVTNYEVELKKHDGTPVMVETSSNAYYDENGNFAGIEGLFRDITERKKGEQERKKLEEQLIQAQKLEAIGTLAAGIAHDFNNILSGIMGYTELSLNKVKEQPKVYRNMEQVLTAANRAKDLVKQILTFCRKAHHETKPTSVIPILQEVAKFMRASLPATIELKLRIETESDIIIADSSQLHQVLVNLCTNAGYAMKDKGGVLEICLADVTVDSRTLPQGSTFAAGHCLELSVRDSGMGIEPENLPRIFDPYFTTKGPGEGTGLGLAMVHGIIKSHGGDIRVYSELGKGTVFRIYLPLMRWNKGHEEQTAHGIPQGNGQSILLVDDEEMLVEMGRIMLEELGYRVTTETDPLKAVETIKNTMGGIDLVITDKTMPHMSGFELAGKIRQLRSELPVILCSGFHEISDVEKSRGLCINQLLLKPFDLVTLANAVHAALKEPPLQTFQNT
- a CDS encoding ParA family protein, coding for MANIISVISSKGGTGKTTVALNLAVALAEKGHPTLLVDVDPLGAIGLSLARSDTEWPGIAEYIAEKYSIRDSIITTKLPSLSILPRGRLDPLDISLFEEVCYSTRVLGEILASIEEEYRYIIIDTPSGLGMITRAALATSTYVLLPLQAEPLSLRCITQTLRVISHVREQEKPDLQLLGILATMVQLQQDTSFQVMKAAWGSLGGVLETYIPRADVFALASDKGLPISFLGGSYPPEALRFELLATEVENTIRELGGNTGEPDGRQQRELL